Proteins from a genomic interval of Collinsella sp. zg1085:
- the dnaK gene encoding molecular chaperone DnaK yields MAKILGIDLGTTNSAMAVLEGGAPTTIVNAEGDRTTPSVVGFRSEGDRLVGKSAKNQAVTNPKNTVFSIKRFMGRKFSEVQDELKTVPYEVKEGSNGRCVVVIDGEEFTPEQISAMTLSKMKADAEKYLGETITDAVITVPAYFNDAQRQATKDAGRIAGLNVKRIVNEPTASALAYGLDKKEQEQKVLVFDLGGGTFDVSLLDLADGVFEVLATNGDNHLGGDDWDQRIIDWLADKFKQDNGIDLRSDAMALQRLKEAAENAKKELSSAQQAQINLPFITADATGPKHLDYNLTRAEFEKITRDLLERCKAPVTKALNDAHVSLSEVDEVILVGGSTRMPAVQELVKTMTGKQPNMSVNPDEVVADGAAVQGGVLTGDVEGILLLDVTPLSLGVETLGGIMTKMIDRNTTIPTSKTEIYSTAADNQTSVEINVLQGERELARDNKSLGKFQLTGIPAARRNVPQIEVTFDIDANGIVKVSAKDKGTGKEQSITISGSTALSDEEVDRMVKDAESHAEEDKRQKEEVEARNQTDSLAYSTEQTLNELGDKVSADVKSDAEAAIADAKKALEGSDIDAIKAAGEKLQELAYQLAQLVYADAQQSAEGGEAQGDDDVVDADYEVVDDKDEN; encoded by the coding sequence ATGGCAAAGATTCTTGGAATCGACTTGGGCACCACCAACTCAGCAATGGCAGTGCTTGAGGGCGGCGCTCCTACTACCATTGTTAATGCAGAAGGCGACCGCACCACTCCCTCGGTTGTTGGATTTCGCTCTGAGGGTGACCGCCTTGTTGGTAAGTCTGCTAAAAACCAGGCTGTTACCAACCCTAAGAACACCGTTTTCTCTATCAAGCGCTTTATGGGTCGTAAATTCTCAGAGGTTCAAGACGAGCTTAAGACGGTACCTTACGAGGTTAAAGAGGGCTCTAACGGGCGCTGTGTTGTTGTAATTGACGGCGAGGAGTTTACGCCGGAGCAGATTAGCGCCATGACACTGTCAAAGATGAAGGCCGACGCAGAAAAATACCTTGGCGAGACCATTACCGATGCCGTTATTACGGTTCCTGCATACTTTAACGACGCTCAGCGTCAGGCAACCAAGGACGCTGGTCGCATTGCCGGTCTTAACGTAAAGCGTATTGTGAACGAGCCTACTGCCTCTGCACTTGCTTATGGTCTTGACAAGAAGGAGCAGGAGCAAAAGGTTCTCGTCTTTGACTTGGGCGGCGGCACCTTTGACGTGTCCTTGCTCGATTTAGCCGACGGTGTCTTTGAGGTACTTGCAACCAACGGCGACAATCATCTTGGTGGCGATGACTGGGACCAGCGTATAATTGACTGGCTGGCAGATAAGTTTAAGCAGGACAACGGTATTGACCTGCGCAGCGACGCTATGGCATTGCAGCGCCTGAAAGAGGCTGCTGAAAACGCCAAGAAAGAGCTTTCTTCTGCCCAGCAGGCGCAAATCAATCTGCCCTTTATTACGGCAGATGCCACAGGTCCTAAGCACCTTGACTACAATCTTACACGCGCTGAGTTTGAAAAGATTACTCGTGACTTGCTTGAGCGCTGCAAGGCTCCTGTTACCAAGGCACTCAACGATGCCCATGTAAGCCTTTCCGAGGTTGACGAGGTCATTTTGGTAGGCGGCTCAACACGTATGCCTGCGGTGCAGGAGCTTGTAAAGACCATGACCGGCAAGCAGCCCAATATGTCAGTTAACCCTGACGAGGTGGTAGCCGATGGCGCTGCGGTTCAGGGTGGTGTTCTTACCGGCGACGTTGAGGGTATTTTGCTGCTTGACGTAACACCGCTTTCTTTGGGTGTAGAAACCCTTGGCGGCATTATGACCAAGATGATTGACCGCAACACTACCATTCCTACCAGCAAGACCGAGATTTACTCTACAGCCGCTGATAACCAAACCAGCGTTGAGATTAACGTGCTTCAGGGCGAGCGCGAGCTTGCACGCGATAACAAGAGCTTGGGCAAGTTCCAGCTGACTGGCATCCCTGCGGCGCGTCGTAACGTGCCTCAGATTGAGGTGACCTTCGACATTGACGCTAACGGCATTGTGAAGGTTTCGGCTAAGGATAAGGGAACCGGCAAAGAACAATCCATCACCATTTCAGGTTCTACCGCACTTTCTGATGAAGAAGTCGATCGCATGGTTAAAGACGCTGAGTCTCATGCAGAAGAAGACAAGCGTCAAAAAGAAGAGGTTGAGGCACGTAACCAGACCGACTCACTGGCTTACAGTACCGAGCAGACCTTGAATGAGCTGGGCGATAAGGTTTCGGCTGACGTAAAGTCTGATGCTGAGGCTGCGATTGCAGACGCAAAGAAGGCGCTTGAGGGTTCTGATATTGATGCTATCAAGGCAGCAGGCGAGAAGCTGCAAGAGCTTGCATATCAGCTGGCACAGCTTGTGTATGCCGATGCTCAGCAGAGCGCTGAGGGCGGCGAGGCTCAAGGTGATGACGATGTAGTTGATGCAGATTATGAGGTTGTTGACGACAAGGACGAGAATTAA
- a CDS encoding nucleotide exchange factor GrpE yields the protein MKVPVEDAYNTHKGASDCGEDTQAPDSEVVEMTEEEMVEAAIRAGEQAAEDDIKLKLEQVQAEIVDVRRELEEAEAARLAADERAQEAQERTSRLQADWENYRRRTAKERIEERERATEKLICAIFPVLDDMERALEHARTQEMSESLSQFVEGVDAVRAKLMAVLSQEGVAAIDPAGAAFDPMIHQAVGRVEDSEQFVDTVHDVYQKGYTLAGKVLRPAMVTVTYGGATRPAPEPEEATEEPACELDGEETSAQGDVASE from the coding sequence ATGAAGGTCCCCGTTGAAGATGCATATAACACTCATAAAGGAGCGTCTGATTGCGGAGAAGATACCCAGGCACCTGACTCAGAGGTGGTTGAGATGACTGAAGAAGAGATGGTAGAAGCGGCAATTCGTGCAGGCGAACAGGCTGCTGAAGATGATATAAAGCTCAAGCTTGAGCAGGTACAAGCTGAGATAGTTGATGTTCGGCGTGAGCTTGAAGAGGCAGAGGCTGCGCGTTTAGCTGCTGATGAGCGTGCTCAGGAGGCGCAGGAGCGTACGAGTCGTTTGCAGGCAGATTGGGAAAACTATCGTCGCCGCACGGCAAAGGAGCGTATTGAAGAGCGGGAGCGTGCAACTGAGAAGCTCATTTGCGCAATTTTCCCCGTGCTTGATGATATGGAACGCGCACTTGAGCATGCGCGCACACAAGAGATGAGCGAGTCATTGTCTCAGTTTGTTGAGGGAGTAGATGCGGTTAGGGCTAAGCTGATGGCTGTGTTGTCGCAAGAAGGCGTTGCAGCTATTGACCCTGCGGGAGCCGCATTTGACCCTATGATTCATCAGGCTGTTGGCAGGGTTGAAGATAGTGAGCAGTTTGTAGATACAGTACATGATGTGTATCAAAAGGGTTACACCTTAGCCGGTAAGGTATTGCGTCCTGCGATGGTTACCGTGACCTATGGGGGTGCTACGCGCCCAGCTCCAGAACCAGAAGAAGCCACTGAGGAGCCAGCTTGTGAGCTTGATGGAGAAGAAACATCTGCTCAAGGAGATGTAGCTAGCGAGTAA
- a CDS encoding DnaJ C-terminal domain-containing protein: MPSSTNFYDVLGVSQNASDSEIKKAFRKLAVKFHPDSGGDEQKFKEISEAYETLSNPDKRKQYDQMLRYGIPHQGMGGASYAGAQAGPWSDVFESIFRGEGAFGADWGTGFGGASRSRSRRGSDLSLSVDVSAEDALLGTTRKVTYRIPSTGEQQTISVSVPAGAVNGGKLRYKRRGEYGSNGGERGDLVVTTNVAEHPLFKRKGADVTMELPISIYEASLGCTVEVPTPLGAAVRLKVPAGTQSGKTFRFKEMGAPDVKHRGRTGALLVTVIVKVPTQLSDEERVAFEQLQADDTRSYREKVEQYRTTL, encoded by the coding sequence ATGCCATCGTCTACAAATTTTTACGACGTTCTTGGTGTATCTCAGAACGCCTCCGACAGTGAAATAAAAAAGGCATTTCGGAAGCTCGCTGTTAAGTTTCACCCTGATAGCGGCGGCGATGAGCAAAAGTTTAAGGAAATTAGCGAAGCATACGAGACACTTTCTAATCCTGATAAGCGCAAACAGTACGATCAAATGCTGCGATATGGTATTCCTCATCAAGGCATGGGTGGTGCGTCGTATGCTGGTGCTCAAGCCGGGCCATGGAGCGATGTGTTTGAGAGCATTTTCCGCGGTGAAGGTGCTTTTGGAGCTGATTGGGGTACTGGCTTTGGCGGTGCCAGTAGGAGCCGTTCGCGCCGGGGAAGCGATTTATCTCTGTCGGTTGACGTAAGTGCAGAAGATGCCTTGCTCGGCACAACGCGTAAGGTAACATATCGCATTCCTTCAACGGGAGAGCAACAAACTATCTCGGTTTCTGTGCCGGCAGGTGCCGTTAACGGCGGCAAGCTGCGCTATAAACGGCGGGGTGAGTATGGCTCAAACGGTGGCGAGCGTGGCGACTTAGTGGTAACCACCAATGTGGCTGAGCACCCCTTATTTAAGCGCAAAGGTGCTGACGTAACCATGGAGCTTCCGATTTCTATCTATGAGGCAAGCCTAGGGTGCACCGTTGAGGTGCCAACACCTCTGGGAGCTGCTGTGCGTCTTAAAGTTCCAGCAGGAACACAATCGGGCAAGACCTTCCGTTTTAAGGAGATGGGTGCTCCTGATGTAAAGCATCGCGGGCGTACAGGCGCTCTTTTGGTGACCGTGATAGTTAAAGTGCCTACGCAGTTAAGCGATGAAGAGCGTGTTGCGTTTGAGCAACTGCAGGCAGATGATACGCGCAGCTATCGCGAGAAGGTGGAGCAGTATCGCACTACACTATAA
- a CDS encoding heat shock protein transcriptional repressor HspR, producing the protein MGTEGRDKPLYMISVAAELTGMHPQTLRVYESKGLVNPQRSGGNTRLYSQRDIERLELINQLTDEGINLAGVVRILDMKERADEREREIERLHARLRKVEDELHELRMQKKITALAPRDGSADPQQVLRGLLGGDSL; encoded by the coding sequence ATGGGAACAGAGGGTCGCGATAAGCCACTCTATATGATTAGTGTAGCGGCGGAGTTGACCGGTATGCACCCGCAGACCTTACGGGTGTACGAGTCAAAAGGTCTGGTAAATCCGCAGCGCTCAGGCGGCAATACGCGGCTCTATTCACAGCGCGATATTGAGCGCTTAGAGCTTATCAACCAGCTAACCGACGAAGGCATTAACCTTGCTGGTGTAGTTCGTATCCTCGATATGAAGGAGCGTGCTGATGAGCGTGAGCGAGAGATTGAGCGCTTGCATGCACGTTTGCGTAAGGTTGAAGACGAACTGCACGAGCTTCGCATGCAAAAAAAGATTACGGCACTTGCCCCGCGCGACGGTTCGGCAGACCCGCAGCAGGTATTACGGGGGCTTTTGGGCGGAGATAGCCTGTAG
- a CDS encoding beta-N-acetylglucosaminidase domain-containing protein, producing the protein MDKRRAYVSVLVLCLLAAFCFVVPIYATMAAPASAPEYQVYPTPHQLNYAESTQTLRSKAQVVLGEGIDAETKARLSEVLGLKGITGTPVTEFAAKPNTTNFLVGIHGSGDAVDTHVKQLVSDGRLSFDAAVFEKTDAYVLAIIPGTQTTGDELIVLGKNTDAAFYGLTSLYQIFQQLEGAKIRNLTLVDYADVITRGFIEGYYGNPWSTQDRVNLMTWGGYYKLNAYVYAPKDDPKHNAKWRELYSTEELETKIAPLATAGNASKCRFLYAIHPFMHNPITSANYDTSVPILKEKLAQVMDYGVRQISILADDANNQGAALYTRLMTDMTEWIHAKQAEKNDNGTLKYPGLKDTIVFCPVNYMGFGEAWYANLPSNIQVINTGGRVWGKIDNNFATRFKSSSGNRAPFMWINWPCSDNDKDALHMGGHNNFLGADLQPGSVEGVVLNPMQQSEPSKQGIFMNADFTWNLWTSTAHADTVWEKSFSYIDHNSALPTAGSNALHDLSLHMLRMYGGGATWENNESSEIREALSSFKTKMNANSVTVADVDDMLEIFQNLKKTAAAYRDGAGNPDMLNQIRFWIETWDDLTSAAISELQALKADLSGDASQLVALHAEGTSKLEAANKHGYSYVDHIEYARVGKAHINPFVSALVEHVSTRAQLASDPNAVVRHFITSRTDAPGASVSRITDGKADTGVSYTDPARITTGTFIGLEQNKPFTLKRLTLTYDAGHLADTIRTAKVQVLREHDGNREWVDVAGQSISNNRNRVVDFKGMNEADVYGARLIATADNSGDCWLTINEIEINKADDPNEPQMITGTVSAEALVSADGGHPMLNASDGQDSTEAWFKKSESGADRDTTPAGAAVITTFDAPVTLNALAFSQGTSNAGDVIDNGTISWQSPDGAWHEAGQVTRAKSQQFPLNPAAEVKAIKVVNNTAKAIWWRVADLHGIKGGAPIQAPKSISTNISQYQSYNIAKAIDGDPTTKFWSNRPTQKGDFAMLKLGALKNIDTVSLLQGTGDRFTRADVFYTADAQPDAASGTWTKLGSFGSKAEQALSFNTVEATAVKFVVTEGHVNWFQLYEFDAYERYSSSSDNVYSTFDIQGALKARVSEGEAALTNATLTMPHSGDVVGLDLGNVRREVKLSNEAVPSGVKLVWSQNALEWHEVTTQPIERARYVGYQATADNTSVTFTNARVNFLGSLAPRLVSSDVSGLQNFDVSRVFDNNIPSNSSIAGTPAAGNKIVFDLGQERSISSFDYFVPEVSKDFIRNGVFEVAQSPDAPDNEWQQVLDVNSEHSVENTYNDDTAKSATWLTHSSEFPGNMTLGATGLSVRGRYLRLRFTASYSHRWICFGELRINGNEHVSTYADGDFESTSIERAGTQPGSMLDRELGTFWAPERTEQGSLTYHVSTPLKDDGTPFEGVRIISHGKPSGATVKAVVYTDPAYTQTTELVLGKITQPSQEFRFGEVLGVDRAAVSYTAVRDISLAWETNAAPEISELYLLARSSAAGADAVNELQAAVDAAKKVDTTSWTKDAADALAHAISAAEAGIEHSDSLTPETSAALKAALTTAQTNPVLRYTKTELSELVARAKAEMGDYTASSWSAYQRSLELARAALAHAENLPQAEGEALAVMLLDAEEHLSFDATARDRAQQALNDAHALYDQGEYSHATRDAYNKAVAALATAVDDVNSTPTRLREAMATLDEAILALRAPDASETQPEEGNSTTPDNGDQPSTTPDTEEGTQPEEGNTGGAGEQPGTTPDEGGSTQPGAGEQPGTTPGEGGQPGSENGNEGETQPGTGGTGVQPGSGSTGNADNTGSTGAQPENGNGDNTASGNNTNNGGNSGNAGTVTPGTHIDAAGGSAGGAQGGSVNAGASGAMPETNPADHEHKPSTQGNKPEGNGAPNKTPEKPNKNKHHKKQLPGTGDMAGFAAMLSGAAFAVVSLGVNARRRASR; encoded by the coding sequence ATGGATAAGCGCCGTGCATATGTGTCGGTCCTCGTGTTGTGTTTACTTGCTGCCTTTTGTTTTGTGGTACCCATATATGCAACGATGGCTGCACCCGCTTCTGCCCCTGAGTATCAGGTGTATCCCACACCGCACCAGCTCAACTATGCTGAATCAACGCAAACACTGCGCTCAAAGGCGCAGGTAGTGCTTGGCGAGGGCATAGACGCCGAAACTAAAGCACGCCTGAGCGAAGTACTCGGGCTTAAGGGCATTACGGGCACACCGGTAACCGAGTTTGCCGCAAAGCCTAACACCACCAATTTTCTGGTTGGCATTCATGGTTCAGGAGATGCGGTTGATACGCATGTCAAACAACTCGTAAGCGACGGACGGCTAAGCTTTGATGCGGCGGTTTTTGAAAAAACTGATGCGTATGTGTTGGCAATCATTCCGGGCACGCAAACTACCGGCGATGAGCTGATTGTTCTTGGTAAAAACACCGATGCGGCGTTTTATGGCTTAACGAGTCTGTATCAAATCTTCCAGCAGCTTGAAGGTGCAAAAATTCGCAATCTTACGCTCGTAGATTATGCCGATGTCATTACGCGCGGCTTTATTGAGGGCTACTATGGCAATCCGTGGAGCACACAAGACCGCGTTAATCTCATGACCTGGGGCGGATACTATAAGCTCAATGCCTATGTGTATGCTCCTAAAGATGACCCAAAGCATAATGCAAAATGGCGCGAGCTTTATTCAACCGAGGAGCTTGAAACAAAGATTGCACCGCTGGCTACAGCCGGTAATGCATCAAAATGCCGCTTCCTCTATGCAATTCATCCCTTTATGCACAATCCCATTACCTCAGCAAATTATGATACCTCGGTGCCTATTCTTAAAGAGAAGCTTGCGCAGGTCATGGATTATGGCGTGCGCCAAATATCAATTTTGGCAGACGACGCAAACAATCAAGGCGCTGCGCTGTATACGCGCCTTATGACCGATATGACTGAGTGGATTCACGCTAAGCAGGCCGAGAAAAACGATAACGGAACTCTTAAGTATCCGGGGCTCAAAGATACTATCGTCTTTTGTCCGGTAAATTACATGGGCTTTGGTGAGGCTTGGTATGCCAACCTCCCGAGCAATATTCAGGTTATCAACACTGGTGGTCGTGTATGGGGCAAGATTGATAACAATTTTGCTACACGCTTCAAGAGTAGTTCGGGCAACCGTGCGCCCTTTATGTGGATTAACTGGCCCTGCTCAGACAACGACAAAGACGCGCTGCATATGGGCGGACATAACAACTTCTTAGGTGCAGACCTACAGCCAGGAAGCGTTGAGGGTGTTGTGCTCAATCCTATGCAGCAGTCTGAGCCATCAAAGCAGGGCATTTTCATGAATGCCGACTTCACGTGGAATCTCTGGACCTCTACGGCACATGCAGATACCGTGTGGGAGAAGTCTTTTAGCTACATTGACCACAACTCCGCATTGCCAACAGCAGGCTCAAATGCATTGCATGATTTGTCGCTGCATATGCTGCGCATGTACGGTGGTGGTGCAACGTGGGAAAACAATGAGTCGTCTGAGATTCGCGAGGCGCTCTCAAGCTTTAAGACCAAGATGAATGCTAATAGCGTTACTGTGGCAGATGTTGATGACATGCTTGAGATTTTCCAAAACCTCAAAAAGACTGCCGCCGCGTATCGCGATGGCGCAGGCAATCCTGACATGCTTAATCAGATTCGCTTCTGGATTGAAACATGGGATGACCTTACAAGTGCTGCAATCTCTGAGCTTCAGGCACTCAAGGCAGACCTTTCTGGCGACGCTTCTCAACTTGTTGCGCTTCATGCCGAAGGAACCTCTAAGCTTGAGGCAGCTAATAAACACGGATACAGCTATGTTGACCATATTGAGTATGCGCGCGTAGGCAAGGCGCATATCAACCCGTTTGTGAGCGCACTTGTTGAGCATGTGTCTACGCGGGCGCAGCTTGCTTCTGACCCCAATGCCGTGGTGAGGCACTTTATTACAAGTCGCACTGACGCTCCGGGCGCGTCGGTTTCGCGTATCACCGACGGCAAGGCCGATACAGGCGTGAGCTACACCGACCCTGCGCGTATTACCACAGGTACCTTTATAGGTCTTGAGCAAAACAAGCCGTTTACCTTAAAGCGTCTTACCCTTACCTACGATGCAGGACATCTTGCCGATACTATCCGTACAGCCAAGGTACAGGTTTTGCGCGAGCATGACGGCAATCGTGAGTGGGTAGATGTTGCTGGTCAAAGCATCTCAAACAATCGCAATCGCGTGGTAGATTTTAAGGGCATGAACGAGGCAGATGTGTACGGCGCTCGTTTAATTGCCACTGCGGACAATTCTGGTGATTGCTGGCTTACCATCAACGAAATTGAAATCAATAAGGCTGATGACCCTAACGAGCCGCAAATGATTACCGGCACGGTGAGTGCTGAGGCTCTAGTTAGTGCAGATGGCGGACACCCTATGTTAAACGCATCTGATGGGCAGGATTCTACCGAGGCCTGGTTCAAAAAGTCTGAATCGGGCGCTGACCGCGATACAACACCGGCAGGTGCTGCAGTTATAACAACATTTGATGCTCCCGTTACTCTCAATGCACTTGCGTTCTCACAGGGCACGTCAAATGCTGGTGACGTTATTGATAATGGCACCATTTCTTGGCAGTCACCCGATGGAGCGTGGCATGAGGCTGGTCAGGTTACGCGTGCAAAATCACAACAATTCCCGCTTAATCCTGCTGCCGAGGTAAAAGCAATCAAGGTAGTAAACAATACTGCTAAGGCTATTTGGTGGCGTGTGGCAGACCTGCACGGCATTAAGGGTGGCGCACCCATTCAGGCACCCAAGAGCATTTCAACCAATATTAGTCAGTATCAAAGCTACAATATTGCAAAAGCCATTGACGGCGACCCAACCACAAAGTTCTGGAGCAATCGTCCCACGCAAAAAGGCGACTTTGCCATGCTTAAGCTGGGTGCACTAAAGAACATCGATACAGTTTCGCTGTTGCAGGGCACCGGTGATAGGTTTACTCGGGCAGATGTTTTCTACACTGCCGATGCGCAGCCAGATGCGGCATCAGGGACGTGGACTAAGCTGGGAAGTTTTGGTAGCAAAGCTGAGCAAGCTTTGAGCTTTAATACGGTTGAGGCTACCGCAGTCAAGTTTGTGGTTACCGAGGGACATGTCAACTGGTTCCAGTTGTATGAGTTTGATGCGTATGAGCGTTATTCAAGTTCAAGCGATAACGTATATAGCACCTTTGACATACAGGGTGCCCTCAAGGCGCGCGTCTCCGAAGGAGAGGCTGCGCTTACCAATGCAACGCTTACTATGCCCCATAGTGGCGACGTGGTAGGCCTTGATTTGGGTAATGTTCGCCGTGAGGTCAAGCTTTCAAATGAGGCAGTACCAAGTGGCGTTAAGCTTGTTTGGTCGCAAAATGCCCTAGAATGGCATGAGGTAACCACTCAGCCTATTGAGCGCGCGCGTTATGTGGGTTATCAGGCAACTGCTGACAATACGTCTGTAACGTTTACCAATGCTCGTGTGAACTTCTTAGGGTCGCTTGCGCCACGTCTGGTTTCAAGCGATGTATCAGGTTTGCAAAACTTTGATGTATCGCGTGTCTTTGACAACAATATTCCTAGCAATTCAAGTATTGCCGGCACTCCTGCCGCAGGTAATAAGATTGTGTTTGACCTAGGGCAAGAGCGCTCAATTTCAAGCTTTGATTATTTTGTCCCAGAGGTCTCAAAAGACTTTATCCGCAACGGTGTCTTTGAGGTTGCGCAATCACCAGATGCGCCTGACAACGAGTGGCAGCAGGTGCTTGATGTCAACAGTGAGCATTCCGTTGAGAATACGTATAACGATGACACTGCTAAGAGCGCTACGTGGCTAACACATTCGTCGGAGTTCCCAGGCAATATGACCTTGGGAGCCACTGGTCTTTCGGTACGTGGACGCTACCTGCGCTTGCGCTTTACCGCTAGCTATAGCCATCGTTGGATTTGTTTTGGTGAGTTGCGCATAAATGGCAACGAGCATGTATCAACCTATGCCGATGGCGATTTTGAGTCTACTAGCATTGAGCGCGCAGGCACACAGCCAGGCAGTATGCTTGACCGTGAGCTGGGAACATTCTGGGCTCCTGAGCGCACAGAGCAGGGAAGTCTTACCTATCATGTGTCAACTCCTCTAAAGGATGATGGTACGCCATTTGAGGGTGTTCGTATCATTTCGCATGGCAAACCAAGCGGTGCTACTGTTAAGGCAGTGGTGTACACCGACCCAGCATATACACAGACTACTGAGCTTGTGCTGGGCAAGATTACTCAGCCTTCACAGGAGTTCCGCTTTGGTGAGGTATTAGGTGTTGACCGCGCTGCTGTGTCCTATACCGCGGTTCGCGATATTAGCCTTGCATGGGAAACCAATGCAGCCCCTGAGATTTCTGAGCTTTATCTTTTGGCGCGTAGTTCTGCAGCAGGTGCTGATGCGGTTAATGAGCTGCAGGCGGCGGTTGATGCTGCTAAGAAAGTGGATACCACTTCGTGGACAAAAGATGCAGCTGATGCTTTAGCACATGCTATCAGCGCTGCTGAGGCAGGAATTGAACATTCTGACTCCTTAACGCCAGAGACCTCGGCAGCACTTAAAGCTGCACTTACTACAGCGCAAACAAATCCGGTGCTACGCTACACCAAAACCGAACTTTCTGAGCTGGTAGCCCGTGCAAAGGCCGAGATGGGTGACTATACAGCAAGTAGCTGGTCTGCCTATCAACGCTCCCTTGAACTTGCGCGTGCGGCGCTTGCGCATGCAGAGAATTTGCCGCAGGCAGAAGGCGAGGCTTTGGCAGTCATGCTGCTTGACGCAGAGGAGCACCTGAGCTTTGATGCGACAGCACGTGACCGCGCTCAACAGGCGCTAAACGATGCTCACGCGCTGTATGACCAGGGTGAGTACTCTCACGCAACACGTGACGCTTACAATAAGGCGGTTGCTGCACTTGCAACTGCGGTAGACGATGTTAATAGCACACCAACGCGCCTAAGAGAAGCTATGGCAACACTTGATGAGGCAATTCTAGCCTTGCGAGCACCTGATGCTTCAGAGACGCAGCCAGAAGAAGGCAACTCAACAACTCCGGATAATGGTGACCAACCAAGCACAACGCCTGATACAGAAGAGGGCACACAGCCAGAAGAAGGTAACACTGGTGGCGCAGGTGAGCAGCCGGGTACCACACCAGATGAAGGTGGCAGCACTCAGCCCGGAGCAGGCGAGCAGCCAGGCACAACGCCTGGCGAAGGTGGACAACCGGGCTCAGAAAATGGCAACGAGGGAGAAACGCAACCTGGTACCGGCGGCACGGGTGTACAGCCTGGCTCAGGTAGCACGGGTAACGCTGACAATACCGGCAGCACGGGCGCACAGCCAGAGAACGGCAACGGAGATAACACCGCGAGCGGCAACAATACCAACAATGGTGGCAATTCAGGCAATGCTGGCACCGTAACACCCGGCACTCATATTGATGCTGCTGGCGGCAGTGCTGGCGGCGCTCAAGGTGGTAGCGTTAACGCAGGTGCAAGTGGCGCAATGCCTGAGACCAATCCAGCAGACCACGAGCATAAGCCAAGCACGCAGGGTAATAAACCAGAGGGGAATGGCGCTCCAAATAAAACCCCTGAGAAGCCAAACAAGAATAAGCATCATAAGAAACAACTACCAGGAACAGGCGATATGGCTGGCTTTGCAGCAATGCTTAGCGGGGCTGCGTTTGCCGTGGTTTCTCTGGGCGTAAACGCACGTCGTCGTGCATCTCGATAA